One part of the Aspergillus luchuensis IFO 4308 DNA, chromosome 5, nearly complete sequence genome encodes these proteins:
- a CDS encoding uncharacterized protein (COG:L;~EggNog:ENOG410PQK2;~InterPro:IPR012337,IPR036397,IPR002156;~PFAM:PF00075;~go_function: GO:0003676 - nucleic acid binding [Evidence IEA];~go_function: GO:0004523 - RNA-DNA hybrid ribonuclease activity [Evidence IEA]) — protein sequence MKFDRPSSPLTIDGGRLVCREHLLVICAMCCVDYSKMREDIEMWEAGDDYNNHAVQDIQMEEAGDAYNDNNSSTKATRNERQQPSMNPLSMEIDEPDRKSNKRHKGRHGKESRIQPVFPQRFLPPTPEDTPRSLFKPLVFVSEGRPSIRRFVGRENHYQCLVYTAGACHDNWKGDGNYAKAGWSFVYRPQNPSRNITGGVAGRLELMGPTRVYHQQTRTRAELRAVIAALKYLSHDGNTFDSVVVATDSTYVVNNATLWIRKWLTRDWKNAGGRPIKNRDLWEALLKEVRCCYVQGKEVHLWHIDRLLNQDAVRLANWATVPDSAPIEFVEEFPPSW from the coding sequence ATGAAGTTCGACcgaccctcctctccccttaCCATCGATGGAGGGAGGCTTGTATGTCGCGAACACCTCCTCGTGATCTGCGCTATGTGCTGCGTGGATTACAGCAAGATGAGAGAGGACATCGAAATGTGGGAAGCAGGCGATGACTATAATAACCATGCTGTTCAGGACATCCAAATGGAGGAAGCTGGTGATGCTTATAATGACAACAACAGTTCTACCAAAGCCACCAGAAACGAGAGACAACAACCCTCGATGAACCCTCTATCAATGGAGATTGATGAGCCAGACCGAAAGTCCAACAAGAGACATAAGGGCCGACACGGCAAAGAAAGCCGAATTCAGCCCGTTTTCCCGCAGAGATTcctccctccaacaccaGAGGATACTCCACGATCACTCTTCAAACCTCTCGTTTTCGTATCGGAGGGCAGGCCTTCGATACGTCGATTCGTTGGAAGAGAGAACCACTACCAGTGCCTGGTATATACAGCTGGCGCTTGCCATGATAATTGGAAGGGGGATGGGAACTATGCCAAAGCTGGCTGGTCTTTCGTATATAGACCTCAGAACCCATCACGCAATATCACTGGTGGGGTTGCTGGTCGCCTTGAGTTGATGGGCCCAACAAGAGTCTATCATCAACAGACGAGAACTCGTGCAGAGCTGCGAGCTGTTATTGCAGCCTTGAAGTATCTGTCTCATGACGGTAATACGTTTGACAGCGTGGTTGTCGCTACGGACTCAACTTATGTTGTCAACAATGCAACACTTTGGATCCGCAAATGGCTTACAAGGGATTGGAAAAATGCTGGTGGCAGACCGATCAAGAATAGGGACTTATGGGAGGCGTTGCTGAAGGAGGTGAGGTGTTGCTATGTACAGGGGAAAGAGGTTCATCTGTGGCACATTGATAGGTTGCTAAATCAGGATGCGGTTAGACTGGCTAATTGGGCGACTGTGCCTGACTCGGCTCCTATCGAGTTCGTGGAGGAGTTTCCTCCTTCGTGGTGA
- a CDS encoding uncharacterized protein (COG:Q;~EggNog:ENOG410PHW8;~InterPro:IPR002347,IPR036291,IPR020904;~PFAM:PF00106,PF13561,PF08659,PF01370;~go_function: GO:0016491 - oxidoreductase activity [Evidence IEA];~go_process: GO:0055114 - oxidation-reduction process [Evidence IEA]) yields the protein MDLFSLENTTALVTGGTRGIGQQMAIALAEAGSDVILVQRDTSNTETKQRIESLGRKATIYTADLSSRESVSQLTPTLLSDGHDISILVNCAGIQRRHPSHLFPDSDWDEVLQTNLTTIFTLCRDIGAYMLTRTPDATGHRGSIINVASLVSFQGGITVPAYAAAKGGVAQLTKALSNEWASKGINVNAVAPGYVATEMNTALLNDQDRARSILERIPAGRWGTAEDFKGVTVFLAGKASRYVSGSVMLVDGGWMGR from the exons ATggacctcttctccctcgaaAACACAACCGCCCTAGTCACTGGCGGCACCCGTGGCATCGGCCAGCAAATGGCCATTGCCCTGGCCGAAGCCGGCAGCGATGTGATCCTCGTCCAG AGAGACACTTCCAACACCGAAACAAAACAACGCATCGAATCCCTCGGCCGCAAAGCAACCATCTACACCGCAGACCTCTCCTCCCGCGAATCCGTCTCACAACTCACACCtaccctcctctccgacgGCCACGATATCAGCATTCTAGTCAACTGCGCAGGCATCCAACGACGCCATCCCAGCCATCTATTTCCAGACAGCGACTGGGACGAA GTCCTCCAAACAAACCTAACCACCATCTTCACTCTCTGCCGCGACATCGGCGCCTACATGCTCACCCGCACCCCAGACGCCACCGGCCACCGCGGCTCCATCATTAACGTGGCCTCATTGGTCTCATTCCAGGGAGGGATTACAGTTCCTGCGTATGCGGCTGCGAAGGGCGGCGTAGCGCAACTCACAAAAGCATTGTCAAATGAGTGGGCCAGCAAGGGTATCAATGTCAATGCGGTGGCGCCGGGTTATGTGGCTACGGAGATGAATACGGCATTGTTGAATGATCAGGACCGCGCGAGGAGTATACTTGAACGTATCCCGGCGGGGAGATGGGGTACCGCGGAGGACTTTAAGGGCGTTACGGTGTTCTTGGCCGGGAAGGCGAGTCGCTATGTTTCTGGGAGTGTGATGTTGGTtgatggggggtggatggggaggtag
- a CDS encoding uncharacterized protein (COG:S;~EggNog:ENOG410Q0BK) has translation MSTSSTMAPGVLSRSPSPEPPLSVKLPRPKAQKLVAEIVKFVPSTVNYTELTYEEVEPEDGLLVARTLAEHPEIERRTSRVSYNSLEKTLWVRAMPTYLHDAHQQWVMSAMLDWAYNGSVKKGEHLRITFGVGTTFEIFIGAYASSSKEPDLYLSARPDRIPSVVIESGWTESFPCLRIDKDLWLRGTLEVQYVILLKWSKVRNDKVKGWIEVWGRGNTGSLLIRELVVFPKPDPRPIEDSIRFTKQQLFGEIPVSNPSTVLPLEVPRLREIAEKILVNLMGLSPC, from the exons ATGTCTACCTCGTCTACCATGGCACCAGGGGTTCTTTCACgctctccttctccggaGCCACCCCTCAGTGTCAAGCTTCCGAGACCAAAAGCCCAGAAGTTAGTCGCTGAAATCGTCAAGTTTGTTCCATCAACGGTTAACTATACTGAGTTAACGTACGAAGAAGTTGAGCCTGAGGACGGTTTGCTCGTCGCTAGGACACTGGCAGAACATCCAGAAATCGAGAGAAGAACATCTAG AGTCAGCTACAATTCTTTGGAGAAGACCCTCTGGGTTCGTGCGATGCCGACATATCTTCACGACGCTCATCAACAGTGGGTTATGTCTGCCATGTTGGATTGGGCTTATAACGGCTCGGTGAAGAAAGGAGAGCATCTCAGGATTACCTTCGGTGTGGGAACTA CATTTGAAATATTTATCGGTGCTTACGCATCTTCGTCGAAAGAGCCAGATTTATACCTTTCCGCCCGTCCCGATAGAATACCATCAGTTGTGATTGAATCAGGATGGACCGAAAGTTTTCCATGTCTCCGAATCGACAAAGACTTGTGGTTACGCGGCACACTTGAAGTACAATATGTCATACTTTTAAAGTGGAGCAAGGTGCGTAATGATAAGGTCAAAGGATGGATTGAAGTCTGGGGACGTGGAAACACAGGTAGCCTCCTTATTCGTGAGCTG GTCGTATTTCCGAAACCTGATCCTCGACCTATCGAAGACTCTATCCGCTTTACAAAACAACAGTTGTTTGGTGAAATCCCTGTGTCAAACCCATCCACCGTGCTTCCCCTTGAGGTTCCAAGGCTACGAGAAATTGCTGAAAAAATTCTGGTGAACTTGATGGGGCTCAGCCCATGTTAG
- a CDS encoding putative MFS transporter (COG:G;~EggNog:ENOG410QEH0;~InterPro:IPR020846,IPR011701,IPR036259;~PFAM:PF07690;~TransMembrane:10 (o45-68i113-134o206-228i263-284o304-325i332-352o358-377i389-411o431-455i489-511o);~go_function: GO:0022857 - transmembrane transporter activity [Evidence IEA];~go_process: GO:0055085 - transmembrane transport [Evidence IEA]) → MATDKKVTEVATAEPTSSDSFHSTDNNTVMDNADGKRPPPLLAKLIAVFVISCISFGSHWSSGVVGAMKSTLKKQMHITNTQFSLLEASENFMATVLLLPGGIVTDRVGGARMIVYGNIVYTIGSILVAAATTVRSFKFMVGGRIILSLGDIATQTAQYKMFSSWFPPSNGFASTLGFELAIGKIGGFVGKSTANIIAKNTGNFAWVFWTSVFMNLFTNAATCFFWLFNRYCEKHFRGREDKATQETLTEKNRKFELRKMFQLPWMFWAILAFSMFQTSTASVFSSNATELAEKRFNVDAIKAGWYSSLAQYAGFFLVPCLGVFIDILGHRASVLCVCGLGIFIAMVLVNFAESKQGTAAAFGMYAVAVSLGPTSIIDGIRTSLWHQSVFGSAYALKVTMNNAMTIIIGIITGALQDADDDSYRRSVRVYLFLAICCAIVSIVLLIGSIIGRDLAPLQWTRKRRMASGAEYIGKLREHHLVTHYQRSRMISICCFTGLVLLVMGSWAAYIWGAVTGNNP, encoded by the exons ATGGCGACCGACAAGAAAGTCACCGAGGTTGCAACTGCAGAGCCTACCTCTTCAGACTCGTTCCATTCAACAGACAACAACACAGTGATGGACAATGCAGATGGAAAACGGCCGCCACCGTTGCTCGCTAAGCTGATTGCCGTGTTTGTTATTTCCTGCATTAGTTTTGGGTCCCACTGGAGCAGCGGCGTTGTAGGAGCGATGAAGAGTACTCTGAAGAAG CAAATGCACATCACGAATACTCAATTCTCGTTACTCGAAGCCAGTGAAAACTTCATGGCTACCGTCCTTCTTCTACCGGGTGGTATTGTGACCGACAGAGTAGGAGGTGCTC GGATGATTGTTTATGGCAATATTGTGTATACCATTGGATCCATACTAGTGGCTGCTGCAACCACAGTTCGATCCTTTAAGTTCATGGTCGGCGGAAGGATCATCCTCTCCCTGGGTGACATTGCTACCCAAACGGCACAGTACAAGATGTTCTCGTCGTGGTTTCCTCCAAGCAATGGATTCGCCTCGACCCTTGGTTTTGAACTGGCAATTGGCAAA ATTGGAGGGTTTGTAGGGAAGTCAACAGCAAACATCATCGCTAAG AATACCGGTAATTTCGCTTGGGTCTTTTGGACATCCGTCTTCATGAACCTTTTCACGAACGCAGCAacttgcttcttctggctgttCAATCGTTATTGCGAGAAACACTTCCGTGGTCGCGAAGACAAGGCAACTCAGGAAACTCTGACCGAAAAGAACAGGAAGTTCGAACTCCGCAAGATGTTCCAATTGCCGTGGATGTTCTGGGCTATCCTCGCCTTCTCAATGTTCCAGACTAGCACCGCCAGTGTCTTCAGCTCGAACGCCACAGAGTTAGCTGAGAAGAGATTCAATGTCGATGCAATCAAGGCGGGATGGTACAGCTCTTTAGCCCAATATGCAG GATTCTTCCTTGTACCCTGCTTGGGAGTTTTTATTGACATCCTCGGCCATCGTGCCTCTGTTC TATGCGTGTGCGGTTTGGGGATCTTTATCGCCATGGTATTGGTGAACTTCGCCGAGTCCAAACAAGGCACAGCCGCGGCATTCGGTATGTACGCGGTTGCGGTTTCACTGGGTCCAACATCGATCATCGACGGCATTCGTACGTCTCTTTGGCACCAGTCGGTCTTTGGCTCTGCGTACGCACTAAAGGTTACCATGAATAACGC GATGACGATTATTATCGGCATCATTACAGGTGCACTTCaagatgctgatgatgattcctACCGTCGATCCGTGCGGGTCTACCTCTTTCTGGCCATCTGTTGCGCGATTGTTTCGATCGTCCTCCTGATCGGTTCCATTATCGGTCGGGATCTTGCTCCTCTGCAATGGACCCGCAAGCGACGCATGGCCTCCGGAGCTGAGTACATCGGCAAGCTTCGGGAACATCATCTGGTGACACACTACCAGCGTAGCAGGATGATCTCCATCTGCTGCTTCACTGGTTTGGTGTTGCTTGTAATGGGAAGCTGGGCGGCATATATCTGGGGAGCAGTGACAGGAAATAATCCTTGA
- a CDS encoding uncharacterized protein (COG:S;~EggNog:ENOG410PIYI;~InterPro:IPR011118,IPR029058;~PFAM:PF07519;~SECRETED:SignalP(1-16)) encodes MRLSLLLAGAINLVATQAIATSRCTPETFTPHLSSNASLVYAVPYGPNDTFVGPLGNYSGLPEYCAVYVNVSSSATSSYEFGLWLPINTWNKRYMAYGNGGFTGMVAFADMAPGLFYGFATVSTNTGHNSSVTEAGDAGWALNNPETRTDWGWRALHGSVAFGKELTEAFYSEDISYSYYAGCSTGGRQGLKSVQMFPDDFDGVLAGACAWWTTHQQNWDLKLATYNLPNNASHHITETQVDALATEVLRQCDEVDGVKDNIIMNGYACDFRPETLLCDGPSANKSTCFTADQIDTVYKIYSPWVETNDSFVFPSFAYGSETQFAQMIMTDDDEQDSPSGIAYPRDFVYNDANWPWENLDFSTIQLSDQLDPGNATAGDFDLRPFKNKGGKLIHYHGFADGEIPTGSSIYYYKQVQKMLTPLGIKLDDFYRFFLIPGMEHCLDSVHDAPWYIASANQPGGLTGTNVWGVPGYRDRKHDAILALMAWVENGIAPDELIATKFIDDTPSEGVQAQRPLCVYPKEAKYVGGNWNETSAFECR; translated from the coding sequence ATGCGTCTCTCACTTCTCCTGGCGGGCGCCATTAACCTGGTTGCCACCCAGGCTATCGCAACCTCACGCTGTACTCCTGAAACCTTCACTCCCCATCTTTCTTCCAATGCTTCCTTGGTCTACGCAGTTCCGTATGGACCCAACGATACCTTCGTTGGCCCGTTGGGCAACTACTCCGGTCTCCCCGAGTATTGTGCCGTTTATGTCAACGTGAGCTCGTCTGCTACCTCTTCCTACGAATTCGGTCTTTGGCTGCCCATCAACACCTGGAACAAGCGCTACATGGCCTATGGCAATGGTGGCTTCACTGGAATGGTCGCCTTTGCCGATATGGCACCCGGTCTCTTCTACGGTTTTGCCACCGTTTCCACCAACACTGGACACAACTCCTCCGTGACCGAGGCTGGCGATGCAGGCTGGGCTCTCAACAACCCCGAGACTCGCACTGACTGGGGATGGCGTGCACTCCACGGCTCCGTTGCCTTTGGCAAGGAGCTTACTGAAGCCTTCTACAGTGAAGATATCAGCTATTCCTACTACGCTGGTTGCTCTACTGGCGGTCGCCAGGGTCTGAAGTCCGTCCAGATGTTCCCCGACGACTTCGATGGTGTTCTTGCTGGTGCTTGCGCTTGGTGGACCACTCACCAGCAAAACTGGGACCTCAAGCTCGCTACCTacaacctccccaacaaTGCCAGCCACCACATCACCGAGACCCAGGTGGATGCTTTGGCCACTGAAGTCCTCCGTCAATGCGACGAAGTTGATGGTGTCAAggataacatcatcatgaacgGCTATGCCTGTGACTTCCGTCCCGAAACCCTTCTTTGTGATGGTCCCTCCGCCAACAAGTCGACCTGTTTCACTGCCGATCAGATTGACACTGTGTACAAGATTTACAGCCCCTGGGTTGAGACCAACGACTCCTTTGTCTTCCCCAGCTTTGCCTACGGTTCTGAAACCCAGTTCGCTCAAATGATCATgaccgacgacgacgagcaGGACAGCCCCAGTGGTATTGCCTACCCCCGTGACTTTGTCTATAACGATGCCAACTGGCCCTGGGAGAACCTGGACTTCTCGACCATTCAGCTGTCCGATCAACTGGATCCTGGCAATGCCACCGCCGGTGACTTCGATCTCCGTCCCTTCAAGAACAAGGGCGGTAAGCTGATTCATTACCACGGATTCGCTGACGGAGAGATCCCCACCGGCTCCAgcatctactactacaagcAGGTCCAGAAAATGCTCACCCCCCTCGGCATCAAGCTCGACGATTTCTACCGCTTCTTTTTGATCCCCGGTATGGAGCACTGTTTGGACTCCGTCCACGATGCTCCCTGGTACATTGCCTCGGCTAACCAACCCGGTGGTCTGACCGGCACCAATGTGTGGGGTGTGCCTGGATACCGTGACCGTAAGCACGATGCCATCCTGGCGCTGATGGCCTGGGTCGAGAATGGCATTGCTCCTGATGAGCTGATTGCGACCAAGTTCATCGATGATACCCCCTCGGAAGGTGTGCAGGCTCAGCGCCCTCTCTGTGTCTACCCTAAGGAGGCCAAGTATGTTGGAGGTAACTGGAACGAGACCAGCGCATTTGAGTGCCGGTAA
- a CDS encoding carotenoid oxygenase family protein (COG:Q;~EggNog:ENOG410PHJC;~InterPro:IPR004294;~PFAM:PF03055;~go_function: GO:0016702 - oxidoreductase activity, acting on single donors with incorporation of molecular oxygen, incorporation of two atoms of oxygen [Evidence IEA];~go_process: GO:0055114 - oxidation-reduction process [Evidence IEA]): protein MSAIQETRVEDHFNNWPNVQGFDANYEEKTPIELPVEGQIPAYAAGVLYRTGPGKYKVDTVNGETFQASHWFDGFSETHRFQLLAPDSTHPSVRVLYNSRFSTDALIEQVRQTGEMHKLSFGQKRDPCKVVYQKVQTEYEPEEKPTSTAANIGVTLSINMPGLADNSTNNHRWDTSSGIKTLHAKTDFNAFKQLDPETLEPITLASQQNLHPDLKGPSTAAHARSDPKTGDIFNYNLEFGPVNTYRIFRTSASTGETTILATFPATPAYLHSLLITADYVVLCVWNAHISPADFGSNSTSFLDAIKPFDPSLPATWYVVDRTGERGLIATYTSRPFFCFHTINAWQETTQNGDTDIVAELVTFDTADFMHKLYYECLLSDSPHAKPRTDDTCSSISRFRLPAIPSPSSSSSTPNPEPQTPQEALLESTSCKPFSPELPTMHPAYVTRKHRYMYAVADTGKSTLFDSIIKFDNESGETKVWSHHAQSPGEPIFVPNPDGVEGDGDEDDGVLLSVVLDGLTGKSYLLCLDARSLVELGRARVAGPVAFGFHGQYVPVRGLPTGDY, encoded by the exons ATGTCCGCCATACAGGAAACTCGCGTTGAAGACCACTTCAACAATTGGCCCAATGTCCAAGGC TTCGACGCCAACTACGAGGAGAAAACACCCATCGAGCTCCCCGTCGAAGGCCAGATTCCCGCCTACGCAGCTGGTGTCCTCTATCGCACCGGACCAGGCAAATACAAGGTCGACACCGTCAATGGAGAGACCTTTCAGGCCAGTCACTGGTTTGATGGCTTCAGTGAAACCCACCGATTCCAGCTCCTAGCGCCTGACAGCACCCACCCATCAGTGCGTGTCTTGTACAACTCCCGCTTCTCCACCGACGCTCTCATCGAGCAAGTAAGACAGACCGGTGAGATGCACAAACTCAGCTTCGGCCAAAAGCGAGATCCCTGCAAGGTCGTATACCAAAAGGTCCAGACGGAGTACGAACCCGAAGAGAAACCCACTTCCACGGCCGCAAATATCGGAGTCACTCTGAGCATCAACATGCCAGGCCTCGCCGATAACTCCACCAACAATCACCGCTGGGACACATCTTCCGGGATCAAAACCCTGCACGCAAAAACCGACTTCAACGCCTTCAAGCAGCTCGACCCGGAGACCCTCGAGCCCATCACCCTCGCCAGCCAGCAGAACCTCCACCCCGACCTGAAAGGTCCCAGCACAGCCGCACACGCCCGCTCCGACCCCAAGACCGGCGACATCTTCAACTACAACCTGGAATTTGGCCCGGTCAATACCTACCGCATCTTCCGCACCTCCGCATCAACCGGCGAAACCACCATCCTGGCCACCTTCCCCGCAACCCCAGCATACCTacactccctcctcatcacagCAGACTACGTCGTCCTCTGCGTCTGGAACGCCCACATCTCCCCCGCCGACTTCGGCTCCAACTCCACAAGCTTCCTCGACGCCATCAAGCCCTTcgacccctccctcccagcaACATGGTACGTTGTCGACCGCACCGGAGAACGAGGTCTCATAGCCACATACACCAGCCGaccattcttctgcttccacACCATCAACGCGTGGCAGGAAACAACCCAGAATGGTGACACCGACATCGTCGCCGAACTAGTCACCTTCGACACCGCAGACTTCATGCACAAACTCTACTACGAGTGCCTCCTCTCCGACTCTCCCCACGCCAAACCCAGAACAGACGATACTTGCTCATCTATCTCCCGCTTCCGACTCCCTGCTatcccatcaccatcatcatcatcatcaacacctaACCCCGAACCCCAAACCCCCCAAGAAGCCCTCCTCGAATCCACCTCCTGCAAACCCTTCTCCCCCGAACTCCCCACCATGCACCCGGCCTACGTAACCCGCAAACACCGGTACATGTACGCCGTCGCAGACACAGGCAAATCCACGCTCTtcgacagcatcatcaaATTTGATAACGAATCTGGGGAAACGAAGGTATGGTCCCATCATGCCCAGTCCCCCGGGGAACCGATCTTCGTTCCGAACCCGGATGGtgtggagggggatggagatgaggatgatggagtgTTGCTTAGTGTGGTGTTAGATGGGTTGACGGGGAAGAGTTATTTGCTTTGTTTGGATGCAAGGAGTTTGGTCGAGTTGGGGAGGGCGAGGGTGGCTGGACCCGTGGCGTTTGGGTTTCATGGCCAGTATGTGCCGGTTAGGGGGTTGCCGACGGGGGATTATTAG
- a CDS encoding uncharacterized protein (COG:S;~EggNog:ENOG410PSA2), whose translation MRLPPEIIQLIIESIIPPDPPVAYPDFSGEIDTLVNLTLVSRFTCQIARRLLINHCLLIDDEWLLGQLLECEPPELVNRRPNDTGAQVQKSTAAGLVLVLDEPDRLPVARDIETLSFYLCHRLTRLVIDLPLRFYNPSIPELEVRPMLREAFKRLTLLEEFCSAADDLCLDTQKLPYIWETPSDQLEEADYEPAVWSLWPRLRRLALCEVDVTSMQFIGGLRRCSKLTHLVLVAPSGLDRDVRSGWQSTDFLPSLERLLIADSADEFEMVNGKDHLGDDKGFVRQLFQCYKSRESGKQRYFSNDEECVEFDSLVKKIAFPVPNYRKGDDDIICHGWLLDASIDGTIWTEPYGIGSRYMLARNTYTT comes from the coding sequence ATGCGTCTTCCGCCCGAAATCATTCAACTCATTATTGAGTCTATCATCCCTCCAGATCCGCCGGTGGCGTATCCCGACTTTTCAGGAGAAATCGATACCTTGGTCAACTTGACATTGGTCTCGCGATTTACTTGCCAGATCGCAAGACGACTTCTCATTAATCACTGTCTTCTGATTGACGATGAATGGTTATTGGGGCAACTGCTCGAATGTGAGCCACCAGAACTTGTCAACCGAAGGCCAAATGATACGGGGGCACAAGTACAGAAAAGTACTGCAGCTGGCCTTGTACTGGTGTTGGATGAGCCCGATAGGCTCCCGGTTGCGCGAGACATCGAAACGCTCTCGTTTTACCTATGTCACCGCTTGACCAGGCTGGTGATTGATTTACCCCTGCGCTTCTATAACCCATCAATCCCCGAGTTGGAGGTGCGCCCCATGCTACGCGAAGCGTTCAAGCGCTTGACACTATTAGAGGAATTCTGTTCAGCTGCAGACGACCTTTGCCTTGATACGCAAAAGCTACCCTACATTTGGGAGACCCCTTCCGACCaactggaggaggcggattATGAACCAGCGGTGTGGTCACTATGGCCTCGTCTGCGCCGTCTCGCCCTGTGCGAAGTTGATGTTACATCCATGCAATTCATCGGGGGGCTACGCCGGTGTTCGAAGCTGACACACCTGGTCCTTGTTGCACCTTCTGGCTTGGATCGCGATGTTCGGTCTGGCTGGCAGTCAACTGACTTCTTGCCCTCACTCGAACGGCTCCTGATTGCAGATTCAGCCGATGAGTTTGAGATGGTTAATGGCAAGGACCATCTCGGAGATGACAAAGGATTTGTACGGCAACTATTTCAGTGCTACAAGTCGCGAGAGTCGGGAAAGCAGAGATACTTTTCCAATGACGAGGAATGTGTTGAGTTCGACTCGCTCGTCAAGAAAATAGCTTTTCCCGTGCCAAACTATCGTAAAGGGGATGACGATATCATCTGCCACGGATGGCTCCTCGATGCCAGTATAGACGGGACTATTTGGACTGAACCATATGGTATCGGTAGTCGATATATGTTAGCAAGAAATACATATACCACGTGA
- a CDS encoding uncharacterized protein (COG:M;~EggNog:ENOG410PGZH;~InterPro:IPR029065,IPR034593,IPR036849,IPR013342, IPR013341,IPR029017,IPR018110;~PFAM:PF13378,PF02746;~go_process: GO:0009063 - cellular amino acid catabolic process [Evidence IEA]): MAPIKSIEYFRVKPRWLFVKVTDNEDKFGWGEATLEGHTQAVEGALDEIIGRLVGYEADDIEHIWQTIWRLGFYRGGPVFMSALSGIDIALWDLKGRRLNVPVYQLLGGKVRNKVQVYAWIGGDRPSDVEVAAKARLAQGLKCVKMNATEDMNWLDSPSVLDSCIERIKQVKALGLDAGLDFHGRLHRPMAKQLAKALEPYRPLFIEEPLLVEHPEAIKQLSQHTTIPIAFGERLYTRWDVKRFLEDASVDVLQPDIAHAGGISETKRIATMAETYDVAIAPHCPLGEIYPFSSFIS; encoded by the exons ATGGCTCCCATCAAGTCTATCGAGTACTTTCGCGTCAAGCCGCGCTGGCTTTTCGTCAAGGTGACGGACAACGAAGATAAGTTTGGTTGGGGTGAGGCTACGCTTGAGGGACATACACAGGCTGTGGAGGGGGCACTGGATGAGATTATTGGAAGGCTTGTGGGTTATGAGGCTGA TGACATCGAGCACATCTGGCAAACTATCTGGCGGCTGGGATTCTATCGCGGTGGGCCGGTTTTCATGTCCGCCTTATCTGGCATTGATATCGCATTGTGGGATCTGAAGGGTCGGAGGTTGAACGTACCGGTGTACCAGCTTCTCGGAGGCAAGGTTCGCAACAAGGTGCAGGTTTATGCTTGGATTGGTGGTGATCGACCCAGTGATGTTGAAGTAGCTGC CAAGGCACGTCTGGCACAGGGTCTCAAATGCGTCAAGATGAACGCGACAGAGGACATGAACTGGCTTGACTCGCCATCTGTACTAGACTCTTGTATCGAGCGCATCAAACAGGTCAAGGCTCTCGGTCTTGACGCTGGTCTCGACTTCCACGGCCGTCTCCATCGCCCCATGGCTAAGCAGCTCGCGAAAGCACTTGAGCCCTACCGTCCTCTGTTCATCGAGGAACCCCTGCTCGTTGAGCACCCAGAAGCTATCAAACAGCTTTCTCAACACACAACTATCCCGATCGCCTTTGGAGAGCGTTTGTATACTAGGTGGGATGTGAAGCGGTTCCTCGAGGATGCGTCAGTGGACGTGCTACAGCCGGATATCGCGCATGCTGGTGGAATCTCGGAAACAAAGAGAATTGCGACCATGGCGGAGACTTATGACGTGGCAATTGCGCCGCACTGTCCTCTTGGTGAGATCTaccccttctcatccttcatctcgTGA